Proteins encoded in a region of the Cydia splendana chromosome 19, ilCydSple1.2, whole genome shotgun sequence genome:
- the LOC134799838 gene encoding leucine-rich repeat-containing protein 47-like: MGVWPEVTTVKNENRHEIKLSGASISKRISEEGLDNSLFQLTNLNLLNISDTCLTIIPDDINRLVNLQSLLLFGNKLQDFNENITSLPKLKVLDLSRNEIKSIPDGLNKMKELTSINLSSNQIETMPKFVDFPNLIIVDVSNNKLTEFIDLEGAHLPHLTDLKLNGNAIEAIPSYLAQSLPSLKNYDMGDNKIKVVPGELANLQKLKELNLKGNKLADKRLMKLVDQCRTKQVLDYVREHCPRSDSQAQTKGKGKKGSKKQEDTPIEEAVCDLCHSMKILYVEDNIPNVQIIESHVSSVRPFIVCCIVTDLNFTEASFKKFIQMQTKLHDTVCEKRNVATIATHDLKKIAPGNLTYTAKPPNVLKLVPLGRSKPFTGEQLFQQLVAEADALRKEKKRNVYSGIHKYLYLLEGKPKYPCLQDSNRQVISFPPITNSEVTKMSHESTSMFVEVTSHASLGACKTVLDKFLLETLLLGQAGQDQGYHTLNVQQVKIVDTEGNLKSVYPSRTDCVYEDASNVKVFRLPKK; the protein is encoded by the exons ATGGGAGTTTGGCCAGAGGTAACAACTGTAAAAAATGAGAACAGACATGAAATCAAGCTGTCTGGCGCGTCAATATCAAAACGAATATCCGAGGAAGGTTTAGACAACAGTTTGTTCCAATTAACCAATTTAAACCTGCTAAATATTAGTGACACGTGCCTCACGATTATTCCCGATGATATAAATAGGTTAGTTAACCTACAATCGCTGTTATTATTCGGAAACAAACTGCAAGACTTTAACGAAAATATAACCTCTCTGCCGAAATTAAAAGTGCTGGATTTGTCCAGAAACGAGATTAAAAGTATCCCAGACGGTCTGAATAAGATGAAAGAATTGACAAGCATCAATTTAAGTTCGAACCAAATCGAAACTATGCCGAAATTCGTCGATTTTCCCAACTTAATTATAGTTGATGTGTCTAATAACAAATTAACCGAGTTTATAGACCTGGAAGGCGCTCATTTGCCACATTTGACGGATCTGAAACTGAACGGCAACGCTATTGAGGCAATCCCTAGCTATTTAGCACAAAGTTTGCCATCGCTGAAGAACTATGATATGGGTGATAACAAAATCAAAGTTGTACCGGGGGAACTTGCCAATCTGCAAAAACTAAaag AACTAAACCTCAAAGGCAACAAACTCGCTGACAAGCGTCTCATGAAACTAGTTGACCAGTGCCGCACCAAGCAAGTCCTAGATTACGTCAGGGAACACTGCCCGAGGAGCGATTCTCAAGCGCAGACAAAAGGAAAAGGGAAAAAGGGCTCCAAAAAACAAGAAGACACACCTATCGAAGAAGCTGTCTGTGATCTATGCCATTCAATGAAGATTCTATATGTCGAAGATAATATCCCTAATGTACAAATCATAGAGTCTCATGTTAGCTCTGTCCGTCCGTTCATAGTGTGTTGTATCGTTACTGATTTGAACTTTACGGAGGCGTCTTTTAAGAAGTTCATTCAAATGCAGACGAAGCTGCATGACACGGTGTGTGAGAAGAGGAACGTTGCAACTATAGCCACACATGACTTGAAGAAAATTGCACCTG GAAACCTAACCTACACAGCGAAGCCCCCGAACGTCCTGAAACTGGTGCCACTCGGGCGCTCCAAGCCTTTCACGGGTGAACAGCTGTTCCAACAGCTGGTGGCGGAGGCCGACGCACTGAGGAAGGAGAAGAAAAGAAATGTCTACTCGGGGATACATAA GTATTTGTACCTGCTGGAGGGCAAGCCGAAGTACCCGTGCCTGCAGGACTCCAACAGGCAGGTGATCAGCTTCCCGCCAATCACCAACTCGGAAGTCACTAAG ATGTCGCACGAGAGCACAAGCATGTTCGTGGAGGTGACCTCCCACGCGTCCCTCGGCGCCTGCAAGACTGTCCTCGACAAGTTCCTGCTGGAGACGCTGCTGCTTGGGCAGGCTGGTCAGGACCAGGGCTACCACACGCTGAACGTGCAGCAG GTGAAGATAGTGGACACAGAAGGCAACCTGAAGAGCGTGTACCCGTCGCGAACGGACTGCGTGTACGAGGACGCATCCAACGTCAAAGTGTTCCGGCTGCCCAAGAAATAA
- the LOC134799839 gene encoding DNA repair and recombination protein RAD54-like, which produces MRRSLAPSQLGSGDSVFKSPLLNSTKRKKRECTKTVAPRTLTQSMSTSDHENLIKEILSKPFKVPIPNYVSSYCSKSLGLKRTQVRRALHDPDEPNALVLYRPPHIPEHEKMKMNPKDIRVAVVVDPVLGNILRPHQRDGVKFMYDCVTGKQIENAFGCIMADEMGLGKTLQCITLLWTLLRQSPDCKPTICKAIIVCPSSLVKNWYNEIQKWLASRINALAMDGGSKADITLKLQQFMNTYSATRVATPVLIISYETFRIYSNILHSSEVGLVLCDEGHRLKNSENQTYQALMGLKAKRRILISGTPIQNDLTEYFSLVHFVNEGILGTAQEFKKKYENAILRGQDALATELEREKAQECLATLTGIVNKCMIRRTSSLLTKYLPVKFEQVICVKMTQLQAQIYKNFINSDAIRNKFSGNGEKNTLSALSSITTLKKLCNHPDLIYDKILERSEGFEKAIDLLPSNYDIKDVKPEYSGKLMILDCILANLKTNTDDKIVLVSNYTQTLDLFEKLCRKRCYQYVRLDGSMTIKKRAKVVESFNNKESKEWIFMLSSKAGGCGLNLIGANRLIMFDPDWNPANDDQAMARVWRDGQKKPCYIYRLLATGTIEEKIFQRQAHKKALSDTVVDQNEESLRHFTSEDLKDLFRLEENTLSDTHTKFKCRRCVNNIQVKLPPENSDCTSDLSNWYHCADKKNLADLVLKQCWDLAKSISFVFHHRSAKTEAQNEIEDKENVQEKKRRKIEIDEDYSEPDDSADEDYA; this is translated from the coding sequence ATGCGGCGCAGTCTAGCGCCGAGCCAACTCGGCTCCGGGGACAGTGTATTTAAAAGCCCTCTGCTAAATTCGACCAAACGCAAGAAGCGGGAATGCACAAAGACGGTCGCACCTCGAACCCTCACTCAATCCATGTCTACATCAGACCACGAGAATTTAATCAAGGAGATATTGAGCAAGCCGTTCAAAGTGCCCATTCCGAACTACGTTTCGTCGTATTGCAGCAAAAGTTTGGGGTTAAAACGGACACAAGTCAGACGAGCGTTACACGACCCTGATGAGCCGAATGCTTTAGTCCTGTATCGTCCTCCACACATACCGGAGCATGAAAAGATGAAAATGAATCCGAAAGACATTAGAGTAGCTGTTGTGGTCGATCCCGTACTAGGAAATATACTAAGGCCGCATCAGCGTGACGGAGTAAAATTCATGTATGACTGCGTCACTGGAAAGCAGATAGAAAACGCTTTTGGCTGTATTATGGCTGACGAAATGGGTCTCGGGAAGACTCTCCAATGCATAACTTTACTATGGACATTGTTAAGACAGAGCCCAGATTGTAAACCAACCATTTGCAAGGCAATCATTGTGTGCCCGAGCAGTTTGGTCAAGAACTGGTATAATGAGATACAGAAATGGCTTGCGTCGAGGATTAATGCTTTAGCTATGGATGGAGGTTCTAAAGCAGACATAACCTTGAAGCTACAGCAATTCATGAACACATACTCTGCTACCAGGGTTGCTACTCCAGTCTTGATAATCTCCTATGAGACATTCAGGATATACTCAAACATACTGCATTCATCAGAGGTTGGCTTGGTCCTCTGTGATGAAGGTCACAGATTAAAGAACAGCGAGAATCAGACGTACCAAGCACTGATGGGTTTGAAAGCTAAAAGGAGGATTCTGATCTCAGGCACACCTATTCAGAATGACTTGACTGAATATTTCAGTTTAGTACACTTTGTCAATGAGGGGATCTTAGGAACAGCACAAGAGTTTAAGAAGAAATATGAAAATGCTATTTTAAGAGGCCAGGATGCATTAGCAACGGAGCTAGAGAGAGAAAAGGCGCAGGAATGCCTAGCTACTCTCACTGGAATAGTCAACAAATGCATGATCCGAAGGACAAGCAGTCTGCTCACAAAATACTTGCCGGTCAAGTTTGAACAGGTCATTTGCGTGAAAATGACTCAACTTCAGGCTCAGATCTACAAGAACTTCATCAATTCTGACGCAATCCGGAATAAATTCTCCGGCAATGGGGAGAAGAATACTTTGAGTGCCTTGTCGAGCATCACAACACTGAAAAAGCTCTGTAACCATCCTGACCTAATCTATGACAAGATCCTTGAAAGATCAGAAGGTTTTGAAAAGGCGATAGACTTGCTACCAAGCAACTATGACATTAAAGATGTGAAGCCCGAATACTCCGGAAAACTCATGATTCTAGACTGCATTCTTGCTAATCTGAAAACGAACACAGATGACAAGATAGTCCTTGTATCAAACTACACACAAACATTAGATCTGTTTGAAAAGCTTTGCCGTAAACGATGCTACCAATACGTAAGACTGGATGGCTCTATGACGATCAAAAAACGAGCTAAAGTTGTTGAGAGCTTCAACAATAAAGAATCTAAAGAATGGATCTTCATGTTAAGTTCGAAAGCGGGAGGATGCGGATTGAATCTCATCGGAGCAAACCGTTTGATCATGTTCGATCCTGATTGGAACCCGGCTAACGATGACCAAGCCATGGCTCGAGTGTGGCGCGACGGACAGAAGAAACCTTGCTACATCTACCGACTCCTCGCCACAGGGACAATAGAAGAGAAGATATTCCAACGACAAGCCCACAAGAAAGCCCTAAGCGACACTGTTGTTGACCAAAATGAGGAATCTCTAAGGCATTTCACTTCAGAAGACCTGAAAGACCTGTTTAGACTGGAAGAGAACACATTGTCAGATACTCATACCAAGTTTAAATGCCGAAGATGTGTAAATAACATCCAAGTTAAATTACCTCCGGAGAATTCTGATTGTACATCAGACTTGTCAAACTGGTATCACTGTGCCGACAAGAAGAACTTGGCAGATCTTGTTCTCAAGCAATGCTGGGACCTTGCAAAGAGTATTTCCTTCGTTTTCCATCACCGCTCAGCTAAGACTGAAGCGCAGAACGAGATAGAGGATAAGGAAAATGTACAGGAAAAGAAGAGAAGGAAGATTGAGATAGATGAAGATTATTCGGAGCCTGATGACAGTGCTGATGAAGATTATGCTTAG